A genomic window from Amia ocellicauda isolate fAmiCal2 chromosome 15, fAmiCal2.hap1, whole genome shotgun sequence includes:
- the fbxo7 gene encoding F-box only protein 7, with translation MKLRVRLNKQSSRLELEGDQPSLTELAIQVKEIILPSYGYSPDTEFTLSLNGKEPLVDSGQTLASCGIVSGDLVCVILSQDPPIPSPAPVGSSSGPVVGKQHGEKSTSGSPGAQQVSTEGPHDSQTGTRAEEAQREAEAGSFIPEPMLCSEAEDGKVPHSLEMLFHGAQCSSPSDALMEAVHLIMLETGYVSQCPDVRAGEMPAGWRAAGGLYRLHYTHPFCDHSLAMLVAVLMGDTLVINATLKINEVVDNVRKIQLKPSSYVTDSWCGESPADVYKDLKKLSRIFKDQLVYPLIASARQAMNLPAVFGLTVLPPELLLRVLRLLDMRSVVTLSAVSRDLHTATADPTLWRFLYQRDFRDSTSRPRETDWKELYKRRRQREATRVRRTVVYPPVPSHPFPFQPLPFHPFPFGPNPPYPPGIIGGEYDQRPGLPSLMPRPRFDPLGPQPGQDPLTGGSVGRRSLRPSGSRSSDIRRGFI, from the exons ATGAAGCTGCGAGTGAGACTGAACAAACAGTCCAGCCGCCTGGAGCTGGAGGGGGACCAGCCCTCACTGACGGAGCTGGCCATCCAAGTGAAGGAAATCATATTGCCCTCCTATGGATACAG CCCAGACACCGAGTTCACCCTCTCCCTCAATGGTAAAGAGCCCCTCGTTGACTCTGGGCAGACCCTGGCATCGTGCGGCATCGTGTCGGGGGACTTGGTGTGTGTGATCCTGTCACAGGACCCTCCGATTCCCAGCCCCGCTCCAGTCGGGAGCTCCAGTGGTCCGGTGGTGGGGAAGCAGCATGGGGAGAAGAGCACCTCTGGTTCCCCAGGAGCCCAGCAGGTGTCTACA GAAGGCCCCCATGACAGTCAGACGGGAACGAGGGCAGAGGAAGCCCAGCGGGAGGCCGAGGCAGGGTCCTTCATTCCCGAACCCATGCTCTGCAGTGAGGCCGAGGACGGGAAGGTGCCTCACTCTCTGGAGATGCTTTTCCATGGGGCTCAGTGCAGCAGCCCCAGCGACGCACTGATGGAGGCCGTGCATCTGATTATGCTGGAGACAGGATACGTGTCGCAG TGCCCTGATGTGAGAGCTGGGGAGATGCCTGCTGGGTGGAGGGCTGCCGGAGGGCTTTACAGGCTGCACTACACACACCCCTTctgtgaccacagcctggccatgctAGTGGCTGTACTGATGGGAGACACACTTGTCATCAATG CCACTCTGAAGATAAATGAAGTAGTTGACAACGTGAGGAAAATCCAGCTTAAGCCCTCTTCCTATGTGACAGATTCATGGTGTG GGGAAAGTCCTGCAGATGTGTACAAGGACCTGAAGAAGCTATCCCGTATTTTCAAGGATCAGCTTGTTTACCCTCTGATTGCATCAGCCAGACAAG CCATGAACCTCCCAGCAGTGTTTGGGCTCACAGTGCTCCCTCCCGAGCTGCTGCTTCGTGTCTTGCGTCTCCTGGACATGCGGTCCGTGGTGACCCTGTCGGCTGTGAGCAGAGACCTCCACACAGCGACCGCCGATCCCACTCTGTGGAGGTTCCTGTACCAGCGCGATTTCAGAG ATTCAACCAGCAGACCAAGAGAAACTGACTGGAAGGAA CTCTACAAAAGGAGACGCCAGAGGGAAGCAACCCGTGTGCGCCGCACTGTCGTTTACCCACCAGTCCCCTCCCACCCATTTCCATTCCAGCCTCTGCCATTTCACCCCTTTCCCTTTGGTCCCAACCCGCCCTACCCCCCGGGCATCATCGGGGGAGAGTATGACCAGAGGCCGGGGCTGCCCTCTCTCATGCCCCGGCCACGTTTTGATCCCCTCGGGCCACAGCCAGGGCAAGACCCGCTGACTGGTGGCTCTGTCGGTCGACGGTCCCTGAGACCTTCGGGCAGCCGCTCATCGGACATCCGCCGAGGGTTTATTTGA
- the LOC136771897 gene encoding uroplakin-3a, giving the protein MMLSCVFACFLQLGMSAKTFKVKPVMVSPKLTWLNPTQNTVSLQKPFCVFDSLKPTSKMKIDVYVIQSLAATNTFDTGKTYKETNGGKEIPYKATSFNVPNCTSLPKPADLSTRTKVDKILNQYLVQIGNDSNCARELVEKKDCNGPLSVDSAYRFKYLLFDGNATIADTEWSEPVQTGKGLNPDEIDTWIGYRSGGGIVVTVTTSVLLFFLLVLAIAMGVFESIFHEKMINATSRSHLSSAVKKRGSVEETNIMT; this is encoded by the exons ATGATGCTCAGttgtgtgtttgcttgttttctgcAGCTGGGGATGTCAG CAAAAACATTCAAAGTTAAGCCAGTAATGGTGTCTCCCAAGCTGACCTGGTTAAACCCCACACAAAACACAGTATCTCTGCAAAAGCCCTTTTGTGTCTTTGACAGTCTGAAACCAACCAGTAAAATGAAAATTGATGTCTATGTTATCCAGAGTTTGGCAG CTACCAATACCTTTGATACTgggaaaacatacaaagagacgaACGGAGGGAAGGAGATTCCATACAAGGCTACATCTTTCAATGTCCCCAACTGTACTTCTCTCCCAAAACCGGCAGACCTGTCCACCCGCACCAAGGTTGATAAGATTTTAAACCAGTACTTGGTCCAAATTGGAAACGACTCGAACTGTGCAAGAGAGCTAGTGGAAAAGAAAGATTGTAATGGGCCGCTTTCTGTGGACTCCGCATACAG GTTTAAATATTTGCTTTTTGACGGAAATGCAACCATAGCAGACACTGAATGGTCAGAGCCAGTGCAAACGGGAAAAG GTCTCAACCCTGATGAAATTGACACGTGGATTGGATACCGAAGTGGAGGTGGGATTGTTGTCACCGTCACTACGAGTGTCCTGCTGTTTTTTCTGCTCGTTCTTGCCATTGCCATGGGGGTATTTGAGTCGAT CTTCCATGAGAAAATGATAAATGCCACGAGTAGATCACATCTTTCTTCTGCTGTGAAGAAGCGGGggtcagtggaggagactaacATCATGACCTAG